The Tenebrio molitor chromosome 3, icTenMoli1.1, whole genome shotgun sequence genome contains a region encoding:
- the LOC138125630 gene encoding uncharacterized protein, translating into MTKTADEIKAFERNTVLQSESKLWIDERRKLLTASNFKRVCSRRKTTSCAKLVKNLVYPQEINSKAVKHGKTFEPVAKEKLERELNIVVQACGMFIDEKYPYLAATPDGIVDDHTLVEIKCPLTLYKKKIDDAISERKLAFFFANGTINKNHAWYFQIQGQLWI; encoded by the exons ATGACAAAAACTGCCGATGAAATAAAAGCTTTTGAAAGAAATACTGTTCTACAGTCAGAATCAAAATTGTGGATTGATGAAAGGCGAAAATTACTCACGGCATCTAATTTTAAGAGGGTGTGCAGCAGAAGAAAAACCACCAGTTGCGCTAAACTAGTCAAAAATTTAGTATACCCTCAGGAAATTAATTCCAAAGCTGTGAAACATG GTAAAACATTTGAGCCCGTcgcaaaagaaaaattagaaCGGGAGCTGAACATAGTTGTACAAGCATGTGGCATGTTCATTGACGAAAAATATCCGTATCTAGCAGCTACGCCTGACGGTATTGTTGACGACCATACGTTAGTAGAGATCAAATGTCCTTTAacgttgtataaaaaaaagattgaTGACGCTATATCAGAACGAAAATTGGCCTTCTTTTTCGCCAATGGTACCATCAATAAGAATCACGCTTGGTACTTTCAAATACAAGGACAACTGTGGATTT